From one Lineus longissimus chromosome 3, tnLinLong1.2, whole genome shotgun sequence genomic stretch:
- the LOC135485289 gene encoding dihydroxyacetone phosphate acyltransferase-like, with protein sequence MSKQNNDQSRNTWIKEDDPIKATSMSRHKDDYEDILRERRLLSDFNYVTKKRQQVPVYKYNHPRTPKQVKVDVLKSDRVKHAIEQVMMESGASVAEVQKETEAIMNEMGHTFSMGWLRGVAYFIVKVMKKLFQNIYVNEEGIERVRALCKEYPVVLMPTHRSYLDFLLLSYVFFHYDLPLPVIAAAMDFMSMKFVGNLLRNCGAFFIRRSFGTDKLYWAVFTEYVQTHLCNGDAPCEFYVEGTRSRTGKTYVPKRGMLSVVLEPYFKANVADVMILPVSMSHDRILEESLYAYELLGIPKPKESTSGLLKARGVLSEDYGNVHFFIGEPISIRHFSVGKIDRIVHGLQPRYISGLTSEEQDLCQDLAYDIVLRHQQNMVISPWALIATVMIQNREGIYLSDLMKDVEWLKRSIANLGGYVDWPGNASAEEIVRLHISLHQNLVQMSPEDFVELKRIIAPHTKKPVRDDIMITGATHLMLASYRNHLIHCFARVGLVAIAVNACCDETLQINDLYLRYTFLEKLLCKDFIFRPGRTRENFELAVKVLTNSSVLTLNAVGDIVVKKSTNKYNTFLSQMFEPFLLGYWVLCQYLLSLTLTGTRPIAKQYKHILKESQALVTRLLQEGVVKHFEMLSLDMLGNGLNAIIEMGAVTKQKRENQDYLIPSHVEVSAIANEIAKVVEVPHVPVLSIKSKDVVLPAKL encoded by the exons ATGTCTAAGCAAAATAACGACCAATCGAGAAATACGTGGATAAAAGAGG ATGATCCAATCAAAGCAACCAGCATGTCTCGGCACAAAGATGACTACGAAGATATCCTTCGTGAACGTCGTCTGCTTAGTGACTTCAACTATGTCACAAAGAAACGACAGCAGGTTCCAGTCTATAAGTACAACCATCCTCGCACACCCAAACAGGTCAAAGTCGACGTGCTAAAGAGTGACAGAGTCAAACATGCCATTGAACAA GTGATGATGGAGTCTGGAGCTAGCGTGGCAGAGGTGCAAAAGGAGACAGAGGCAATCATGAATGAAATGGGACACACCTTCAGTATGGGTTGGCTCCGAGGCGTTGCCTACTTCATTGTGAAAGTCATGAAGAAATTGTTCCAAAATATTTATGTGAATGAGGAAGGCATTGAGCGA GTTCGGGCCCTTTGTAAGGAATATCCAGTGGTACTTATGCCAACCCACAGAAGTTATCTCGACTTCCTCCTACTGTCTTATGTGTTCTTCCACTATGACCTACCACTGCCTGTCATAGCTGCCGCCATGG attttATGTCTATGAAGTTTGTTGGGAACTTGTTACGAAACTGTGGTGCTTTCTTCATTCGAAGGTCTTTTGGTACAGACAAGCTTTACTGGGCGGTGTTCACCGAATACGTTCAAACTCACCTTTGCAATGGTGACGCTCCCTGTGAATTCTACGTAGAGGGGACAAGAAGTCGTACAGGAAAGACCTATGTCCCAAAGAGAG GTATGCTGTCTGTTGTTTTGGAGCCCTATTTCAAAGCAAATGTAGCGGATGTGATGATCCTCCCTGTCAGTATGAGCCATGATCGGATCCTCGAGGAGAGCCTCTATGCTTATGAACTACTAGGGATACCAAAGCCTAAGGAGTCAACTTCG GGTCTCCTGAAAGCACGAGGTGTTCTGTCTGAGGACTATGGTAATGTTCACTTCTTCATTGGTGAGCCAATATCCATTCGACATTTCTCCGTCGGCAAGATTGATAGAATCGTGCATGGACTACAACCTAG GTACATTTCTGGATTGACATCAGAAGAACAAGACTTGTGCCAGGACCTTGCGTATGACATAGTGCTGCGACATCAACAGAACATGGTGATATCCCCGTGGGCATTGATCGCTACAGTCATGATACAGAACAGAGAGGGAATATACCTGTCAGATCTCATGAAGGACGTGGAATGGCTGAAGAGAAGCATTGCTAACCTTGGTGGTTATGTCGACTGGCCTG GAAATGCCTCTGCAGAAGAAATTGTGCGATTACATATCAGCCTCCATCAAAACCTGGTCCAGATGTCTCCGGAGGATTTCGTTGAACTGAAACGTATCATCGCTCCTCACACAAAGAAGCCAGTGAGAGATGATATCATGATCACAGGGGCAACCCATCTGATGTTGGCATCGTATAGGAATCATTTGATACACTGCTTTGCCAGGGTCGGACTGGTGGCAATAGCTGTGAATGCCTGTTGTGATGAGACTCTACAAATCA ATGACCTGTATCTTCGATATACTTTCCTTGAGAAGTTGCTGTGTAAAGATTTCATCTTCCGACCAGGGAGGACCCGGGAG AACTTTGAACTCGCTGTGAAGGTGCTGACCAACAGTAGTGTGCTGACCCTGAACGCTGTAGGAGATATCGTCGTGAAGAAGTCAACGAACAAATACAACACATTCCTTAGTCAAATGTTTGAACCATTCTTACTCGGATATTGG GTGCTCTGCCAGTACCTATTGAGTTTGACCCTGACAGGAACGCGACCCATCGCCAAGCAATATAAGCATATCTTGAAGGAATCACAAGCGCTCGTCACTCGCTTACTGCAGGAAGGTGTCGTCAAACACTTTGAGATGCTGTCACTTGACATGTTGGGCAACGGACTCAATGCCATCATTGAAATGGGTGCTGTCACAAAGCAGAAAAG GGAGAATCAAGACTACCTCATTCCAAGCCATGTGGAGGTTTCCGCCATCGCAAATGAGATAG CCAAAGTGGTAGAAGTTCCACATGTTCCTGTATTGAGCATCAAGTCCAAGGACGTTGTATTGCCAGCCAAGTTGTAG